In the Octopus sinensis linkage group LG17, ASM634580v1, whole genome shotgun sequence genome, one interval contains:
- the LOC115220830 gene encoding beta-1,3-galactosyl-O-glycosyl-glycoprotein beta-1,6-N-acetylglucosaminyltransferase 3-like, with the protein MFRACCRLRYYLRLRCTTCNIIILLVLLSGSQVWIWCRRQQVNPETTDIDEFPMDHVKHGRERMAEHIAGLSAYSYQMRPVNCGQVFKGDKEEIKRSSKIGTNSKYYRKYFLQEFKSCKVIRESSKYIFNVSEEEKQFPIAFSILLYKDFFQVERLLRAIYRPSNIYCLHIDAKSSKSLHDNIRRLAACFDNVFIASKLEDVIYSGFSRLQADLNCMSDLLKTNISWKYFINLPGQTYPLRTNLELVKILKIYNGSNDIEGITGARMLTGRFKYVYKIADVKGKKTLENTYKKKLPPPHNISIVKGSAYGVFSRNFVKFVISDQRVQDFVKWLEDINSPDEYIWATLHHTKLNQHLNTPGGYKGDPDKKPWLATYAIWKGLAPCSGIWVRSICVFGVGDIPHLIQKKQLFVNKFYFNLQPVALNCMEEWYFHRVRSPLKLDLEYYRKLPFVNS; encoded by the exons ATGTTTCGAGCCTGTTGCCGTCTGCGCTATTATTTGCGCCTCAGGTGCACAACATGTAATATCATTATCCTTCTCGTTTTACTCTCTGGTTCGCAAGTATGGATTTGGTGTAGGCGGCAACAGGTAAATCCGGAAACAACAGACATAGATGAGTTCCCTATGGATCACGTAAAACATGGACGGGAAAGAATGGCCGAACATATTGCTGGTTTGTCCGCTTATTCCTACCAAATGCGTCCGGTAAACTGTGGTCAAGTTTTTAAAGgtgataaagaagaaataaaacgaTCATCAAAGATTGGAACTAATTCGAAATATTACCGTAAATATTTCTTACAAGAATTTAAAAGTTGCAAAGTTATCCGTGAGTCATCTAAATACATTTTCAATGTTTCTGAAGAGGAGAAACAGTTTCCTAttgctttcagtattcttttataTAAAGACTTTTTCCAAGTGGAGCGTTTATTACGAGCTATATATCGACCAAGTAATATATATTGCCTTCACATCGATGCCAAGTCATCAAAAAGTCTTCACGACAATATCAGGCGTTTAGCAGCTTGTTTTGACAATGTCTTCATTGCTTCAAAACTTGAAGATGTTATATATTCTGGTTTTTCTCGTCTACAGGCAGATTTAAATTGTATGTCGGATCTCCTAAAAACTAACATCAGCTGGAAATACTTCATCAACCTTCCTGGTCAAACATATCCCTTGAGAACAAATCTAGAGCTAGTGAAGATTCTAAAAATCTACAATGGTTCAAATGATATTGAAGGCATAACTGGGGCACGTATGTTGACTGGCCGTttcaaatatgtttataaaattgCTGATGTTAAAGGAAAAAAGACATTAgaaaatacatacaagaaaaaactTCCACCGCCCCATAATATAAGTATAGTAAAAGGAAGTGCTTACGGTGTTTTTTCTAGAAATTTCGTGAAATTTGTAATATCAGACCAACGAGTACAAGACTTTGTGAAATGGCTTGAAGATATTAACAGCCCAGATGAATACATTTGGGCAACATTACATCATACTAAGTTAAATCAACATTTGAACACACCTGGTGGCTACAAAG GAGATCCTGATAAAAAGCCATGGTTGGCAACTTATGCCATCTGGAAAGGACTAGCACCTTGTTCTGGAATCTGGGTTCGGAGCATCTGTGTTTTTGGAGTTGGTGATATCCCTCATCTGATACAGAAGAAACAACTGTTTGTGaacaaattttatttcaatttgcaGCCAGTTGCATTGAACTGTATGGAGGAATGGTATTTTCACAGAGTACGATCACCACTTAAATTAGATCTGGAATATTATAGAAAACTGCCCTTTGTCAACTCTTGA